The Aphidius gifuensis isolate YNYX2018 linkage group LG2, ASM1490517v1, whole genome shotgun sequence DNA window gtaaaattgatattagtGCTGAggttacaaaaatattatcatcaataaaaccaCAAGTatcatcaagtaaaaaaaatttaagtcaTGAattaacaacagcaacaacaataaaagatgataatgataatgcaaataaacaatcatcaattattgataataatacatcaaGTCCAATTAATTCACCATCAACAAGTACAATACCAGTATCAAGAGATCCAAGAAGATCAAGAGATCCACGTCAACGTAGacttgatgaatcatttgCAACAACAAAACCAACTAGTCCATCAAGAAatgatgtacaaaaaaaagaagcaaaaTCATCATATAGTCTTGAAACAAGTATATATTCATCTGGTATTACAGATAGTAATATGGATATTGATTTTCGTGGTGGTAGAATGGATCAAGATTTACGTAGACAAGACATGGATTTACGtcaacattatcaaaattttggtGATACAGATTTACGTAATAATGATGTTGATCTTAgacaaatattatcattaccaTATAAATCAGTAACATCACATTTACCAGGTCCTGAAATTGATGGTAGTATTGGTTCACATCCACCAGTAACATATAAAGTATATGTTGTTGATATACCACGTCCAAATTATACTggtttaaaaatatctaaaaatgatCCAGCTGTTAAATATGATCCACGTTTACGTAAAATATTTCGTTTAACTAAAAATGATATTGCTGATTCACCAATGTCACCACCACCAGTTAAAATGGATACACCAaaatcaccaccaccactaccacaTTTACCAATGACaataccaccaccatcattatcaacagcagcaacaacatcaacaacagtaCAGCCAGTAATACGTTCTGATCCACGTATTAAAACACTTGAACTTGCTAATCaattaacatcatcaacatcaggCAATAATAGTATGATGGCTGGTTCACTTATTCCTggacaaaaacaaaatgaaatgcAAATGAGAATTGGTGGTCCAGGTATGCAAGTACCtggtaatattaatattcaaggATTAGGACAAAATTCAATGATGGCAGGTATGGCACAAAATCCAATGATGGCTGGTATGTTAAATCAATCTGGTAATATACCAGGTGGTGGAGTTGGAGCTGGAGGTCCATTAGCATTAGgtcaaaataatcaaatgataaatccaaatcaaataaatccaTTTGatccattatttaataatggtgGTCCTGGTATTCTTGGTCCTGGACCACCAGTTATTGGCATTGGTTATTCAGATGTTGGACAAAATTATGACGGGCCAAATTATCCacctaataattataataattttggacCACATCAGAGTGATGGTATATGGGAAATTGGACAAGCACCAATGAATTTTGGTGGTGATtggatgaataataataaaaaaaataataatggtgcTTCTAAGAGAAGATGTCGATCAAGAAACAGAAATCGTAATAgaaatcaacaacatcaacagcaacaacaacagcaacaacaacaaaaacagccacaacaaaatcaacaacagcaacaacaaaaacagccacaacaaaatcaacaacaacaacaaaatttggGACCTGTTAATCGTGATAATAAATCACCagtttaattatcatttaattaataaataattaatattaattagtatttaatatttaaaaaaattaaaaaagaaaattttctttttttttatttcatttttttattaaggcgcttcttctttcttttttttttttttcattatttaatagtgAAGAGAAATAAAACTAACTaactattgtattattattattaatatttgcaaaaaaaaaaaaaatttttatatgaaaaaaaaaaaataaaaggaattattaaataagataataaaaaaataacacagctcaatattaataattataaaatgttttttgtttataaaaaaaaaaattattgttaaatgacTTAATACTTCCAagataatgattaaataaaaattattatatacgtatattactcaaaatatataattaaaaaataattgagatttgttattaatttattaattgatcgctttgatattgtaaatatttaattataattatttgacatgATTAATTGCgatcaataaattatgaaataaaaatttaagaattacgaaaaaaaaattaataaaaatgtttttatttatttaattaattaatataatttactgttattatttttgtatatttaattaaaaaatttatttatattttaatgagcTACTGATGTTAATGGATCTGCTTTGATTGAAGATAAATCAATTCTTGAatctatatcatcatcaagttcACCGACAATTGCTCTGTAAATaacatacaaataatattaataattttttagattgtttattgattgttgttaatttaatacttACACATTATCACCTCTAATAATATGTAAACCTAGAACAACTTGTTCAACACCTTGATTCATACTGTAAACTCTTTCATGTGATTCATCAAgaatcaaattaattgtctGATCGAAACCCTTTAATGTTccctaaaataataattttattattatacaattattaattattaattagttatttaattttttaattacttactATGAAATTTCTACCATCAGAGGTGATTATTGATACAgtatctaaataaataatagtcaaGGTTAACCTataaatattgacaaataattttatgatttttatgattattttttaattaaaaaggaTACGATTTACGTAACTTTCAAGTCCTGATgccatttttgttattttttattataaataaataaacaaagataattaatttgtttaataaaaaaattaataatctcaatttgttgtatattttttttgtttttcaaacaacaaactttttacaatttaattaacaaagttttttattttatttatcagacAATcaggttttaaaaaataatatttattttgtttaaataatatcaatttgttttaaataaattgcttgtttacgttgaaaatatattttggagtattttttttttgtgtgttgttgtttcactcgttttttttttttttatctttgtcaAACAACTGCGCATGTCTatcaaagtttaataaaaaaaaaaaaagaatttccaattaaattaacttaattaattgtccaattttaaatatttatgtgaaaaattattaattctattattgtcaactttatttttaccattcaTTCATTgttagaaataattaataataattttttttgtcacaacAACAAACCTAAAcacgaaatttaatttaattttacaatgtaATTGGGTACTGTataaaaaagtagaaataataattaaatttttattatttaattatgataaattttatgttttattgtgattagtttttttctttttttaaattagtttttatataatacaagATGATTTCAAACAATAggattataataaataatatatcaagatTAATTTCAAAGATTAACGAAAACTAGAtcaactttgttttttattatcaatattatcagttTTTAGTTGATCTTTTTTGTATATGGTTCTtcgatcatcatcatcatcatcatccatcgtcttctgtaaaaaaaagtaataggTATATTGTCAGTTATAGGATAATACATTGTcagttcttaaaaaaaaaaaaaaaaggttgatGAATACTTACTACTTGAATGTACGCGAACGACATAAGGCCGACAACTGAAGCCACCATTACAGCCGTCCCAACTAAAATGAAATCACCCACTTTTTTGAGTATAATCTTTTTATTAACGTATGCCGCATGGATCACTTGTCGAAATTTTCCATCTGATTTTTGGAGTACATTTGGACTCGGTTCTGCGAATTTTTTAACACCAtctaaaacaattaataattatcaagtattatttttaaaaatttaaaattaacctggacaatattaataaacttacACTGTGACAATTTAAGTAATGACTGACGCAATAGGTTCAACATGTTTGCTGATATATACTGACTTGAAGACGCAGTTCTCAAAAAGACAATGAAGCAACAAAGCAGAGTAGCAGACAGACTGAAGACCTGAGTAGAGGTCTGACTTCTGAGATTGACTTTTACTTGTAGTAGTGTAGTTGTAGATCTATGTAAATATGTATGCAGTACTGCACTGACCAATAATGACTAACGACTATTGGCTAATGACCAGTGATGACCAGTTCAAGACAATATATAGACACTTTGAAGTTGACTATTCATTTAGTCATTAACTTCCCCTCTACGTCACTATTTCTCGAtagataacaattaaaaaaacaattataaatatgaaaaaaaaaatataatgtaaaaaaaatagttggtgCTTTCACCTGACTTTaaatattgacaatttaatttgaataaataattaaaatcttgAACGTTTCATACtgtttatataaatgataattgtttattttaattttgccaaCAATtgagtatattaattattgttattaatattatttatcagtaAATTATCCACTGATTTGATGTTCATTTAAATACACGAGGATGCatgtacaaaattaatttttttaaaagccaacaaaaaaaagaaaaagaatttaaatacATAGAATGTGTAGCAACAATtaagattaattattaaaacatttaaataagtgttcattagaatatttaaataaagtatgtatatttaattttgtaattcaaatgttttaataaatccTAATTGTTACACattctatatttattaatttattttttgtttaaattttaatttttatattttaaataatgtcacTTTAAAAttacaggtttttttttatttttaaaattttattattaattatctaaatgAGATACTATAAttcatacaaaataaatattaattaattagttaattttttttagtttaattattaaaaaaaattgaaacattgATTGAAAATAGCAATCGTTGtcatttataatatcatattGATCAGATACATTATAAgttatatctaatttttttagatatagtTAAAggtattgaaatttaaataaatgctcattagaatattttaataatgtttatagatttaattttgtaattcagATGTTTTAATGAATTCTAATTAttacacattttatttattaatttcttttgagCAATCCTCGTTATTCGTATCATACTGAACAGATGCATTGTATGATTCTtgattgatgatattaaaaatagattctTCATAAATTTcagttatataaaattgattaagaCC harbors:
- the LOC122849742 gene encoding U6 snRNA-associated Sm-like protein LSm8; translated protein: MASGLESYVNHTVSIITSDGRNFIGTLKGFDQTINLILDESHERVYSMNQGVEQVVLGLHIIRGDNVAIVGELDDDIDSRIDLSSIKADPLTSVAH
- the LOC122849743 gene encoding uncharacterized protein LOC122849743 isoform X2 yields the protein MLNLLRQSLLKLSQYGVKKFAEPSPNVLQKSDGKFRQVIHAAYVNKKIILKKVGDFILVGTAVMVASVVGLMSFAYIQVTMDDDDDDDRRTIYKKDQLKTDNIDNKKQS
- the LOC122849743 gene encoding uncharacterized protein LOC122849743 isoform X1, giving the protein MLNLLRQSLLKLSQYGVKKFAEPSPNVLQKSDGKFRQVIHAAYVNKKIILKKVGDFILVGTAVMVASVVGLMSFAYIQVKTMDDDDDDDRRTIYKKDQLKTDNIDNKKQS